The following are encoded in a window of Daphnia magna isolate NIES unplaced genomic scaffold, ASM2063170v1.1 Dm_contigs123, whole genome shotgun sequence genomic DNA:
- the LOC123466245 gene encoding uncharacterized protein LOC123466245, whose translation MMKIYALTSVMALGEWVKKQPHLQAKSLDAKFLLRCLRGCKYSMEKTKKKLDLTLTLRIALPEFFRDGIRCLLKIKRLKISLGGTLLLPGYDRQSRNVVIIRPD comes from the exons ATGATGAAAATTTACGCACTCACGAGTGTTATGGCACTTGGCGAATGGGTCAAGAAACAACCTCATTTACAAGCAAAATCCCTAG ATGCCAAGTTTCTGTTGAGATGTTTACGCGGATGCAAATACAGCATGGAGAAGACAAAGAAGAAGCTGGACCTGACGTTAACTTTACGCATTGCCCTGCCGGAATTTTTCAGGGATGGCATCCGATGTCTCCTGAAAATCAAGAGGCTCAAAATAAGTTTGGG GGGAACCCTTCTTCTGCCCGGGTATGATCGCCAAAGCCGTAACGTGGTGATAATCCGACCCG ATTGA